In a single window of the Jaculus jaculus isolate mJacJac1 chromosome 9, mJacJac1.mat.Y.cur, whole genome shotgun sequence genome:
- the Cbx2 gene encoding chromobox protein homolog 2 yields MEELSSVGEQVFAAECILSKRLRKGKLEYLVKWRGWSSKHNSWEPEENILDPRLLLAFQKKEHEKEVQNRKRGKRPRGRPRKHTVMSSCSRRSKLKEPDAPSKSKSSSSSSSSTSSSSSSDEDDDSDLDAKRGPRGRETHPVPQKKAQILVAKPELKDPIRKKRGRKPLPPEQKAARRPVSLAKVLKTTRKDLGAPSKLPPPLSAPVAGLAALKAHAKEACSGPSTMATPESLASLMKGMASSPSRGGISWQSSIVHYMNRMSQSQAQAASRLALKAQAASKCSLGLDLKVRTQKGELSPPGSKVPKVPGSGASEQKGSSAGGGPHSHGGSKVSAGVPGSQLTPTQELSLQVLDLQSVKNGVPGVGLLARHATATKALPASHPTTGKGTGGGSTGVSGISVPTDTSKGEKVASKTAALPTPLGKRDSVKGIAVPSGQEGHAVPGEGRKAPALSEMSTGEESSSSDSDPDSSSLPSAGQNLSVSVQTSQDWKPTRSLIEHVFVTDVTANLITVTVKESPTSVGFFNLRHY; encoded by the exons atgGAGGAGCTGAGCAGCGTGGGCGAGCAGGTCTTCGCCGCCGAGTGCATCCTGAGCAAGCGGCTCCGCAAG GGCAAGCTGGAGTACCTGGTCAAGTGGCGCGGCTGGTCCTCCAA ACATAACAGCTGGGAGCCAGAAGAGAACATCCTGGACCCCAGGCTGCTCCTGGCCTTCCAGAAGAA GGAACACGAGAAGGAGGTGCAAAACCGGAAGAGAGGCAAGAGGCCAAGGGGCAGGCCCAGGAAGCACACAGTGATGTCGTCCTGCAGCCGCCGCTCCAAGCTCAAG GAACCAGATGCTCCCTCCAAGTCCAAATCCAGcagttcctcctcttcctccacatcttcctcctcttcctcggaTGAAGACGATGACAGCGACCTGGATGCCAAGAGAGGTCCCCGGGGCCGTGAGACCCACCCAGTGCCTCAGAAGAAGGCCCAAATTCTAGTGGCCAAGCCGGAGCTGAAGGACCCTATCCGCAAGAAACGAGGACGTAAGCCCCTGCCCCCGGAACAGAAGGCCGCGCGGAGACCTGTGAGCCTGGCCAAGGTGCTGAAAACCACCCGGAAGGACCTAGGAGCTCCCAGCAAGCTGCCCCCTCCACTCAGCGCCCCTGTGGCAGGTCTGGCAGCCCTGAAGGCCCATGCCAAAGAGGCTTGCAGTGGTCCCAGCACTATGGCGACCCCAGAGAGCCTGGCCAGCCTCATGAAGGGCATGGCCAGCAGCCCCAGCCGTGGTGGCATCAGCTGGCAGAGCTCCATTGTACACTACATGAACCGCATGAGCCAGAGTCAGGCCCAGGCTGCCAGCAGACTGGCACTCAAGGCACAAGCTGCCAGTAAGTGCAGCCTTGGGCTTGACCTAAAAGTGAGGACGCAGAAAGGGGAGTTGAGCCCCCCAGGAAGCAAAGTCCCGAAGGTTCCGGGCAGTGGGGCTTCTGAGCAGAAAGGGAGCAGCGCAGGGGGAGGGCCTCACAGCCACGGTGGGAGCAAGGTATCTGCCGGGGTTCCAGGCTCCCAACTGACCCCCACCCAGGAACTCAGCCTGCAGGTCTTGGACTTACAGAGCGTCAAAAATGGCGTGCCTGGCGTGGGCCTGCTTGCCCGCCATGCCACAGCCACCAAGGCCCTCCCTGCCTCTCACCCAACCACAGGCAAGGGCACTGGAGGTGGCTCCACGGGTGTGAGTGGGATCAGTGTACCCACTGACACCAGCAAAGGTGAGAAGGTGGCCTCCAAGACGGCAGCTCTGCCCACTCCTTTGGGCAAAAGGGACAGTGTCAAAGGTATTGCTGTCCCCAGTGGGCAGGAGGGCCACGCGGTGCCTGGAGAAGGCCGCAAGGCACCAGCACTGTCTGAGATGAGCACGGGGGAGGAGAGCAGCAGCTCCGATTCGGACCCTGACTCGTCCTCACTGCCTAGTGCTGGGCAGAACCTATCGGTGTCTGTGCAGACCAGCCAGGACTGGAAACCCACCCGAAGCCTCATTGAGCACGTCTTTGTCACTGACGTCACAGCCAATCTCATCACCGTCACTGTGAAGGAGTCGCCCACCAGTGTAGGCTTCTTCAACCTGAGACATTACTAG
- the Cbx8 gene encoding chromobox protein homolog 8 has protein sequence MELSAVGERVFAAEALLKRRIRKGRMEYLVKWKGWSQKYSTWEPEENILDARLLAAFEEREREMELYGPKKRGPKPKTFLLKAQAKAKAKTYEFRSDSTRGIRIPYPGRSPQDLASTSRAREGLRNMGLSPPGSSSSTSSTCRTETPRDRDREREREGGSSRMDDKPSSPGDSSRKRGPKPRKELLDPSPRPLGEASDGLGEYLKGRKLDDTPSGTGKFPAGHSVIQLARRQDSDLVQCGVTSPSSAEATGKLAVDTFPARVIKHRAAFLEAKGQGTLDPGGHRVRHSSGTAGSMGSLYRDMGAQGGRPSLIARIPVARILGDPEEESWSPSLTNLEKVVVTDVTSNFLTVTIKESNTDQGFFKEKR, from the exons ATGGAGCTTTCGGCGGTGGGGGAGCGGGTGTTCGCGGCCGAAGCCCTCCTGAAGCGGCGCATTCGGAAA GGACGCATGGAATATCTCGTGAAATGGAAGGGCTGGTCGCAGAA GTACAGCACATGGGAGCCCGAAGAAAACATCTTGGATGCTCGCCTGCTTGCAGCCTTTGAGGAAAG GGAAAGGGAGATGGAGCTCTATGGCCCCAAAAAGCGAGGACCCAAACCCAAAACCTTTCTTCTCAAG GCTCAGGCCAAGGCAAAGGCCAAAACCTACGAGTTCAGAAGTGACTCTACCCGGGGCATACGAATCCCCTACCCAGGCCGCTCACCCCAGGACCTGGCGTCCACTTCCCGAGCCCGGGAGGGCCTTCGGAACATGGGTCTGTCCCCACCagggagcagcagcagcactaGCAGCACCTGCCGAACAGAGACCCCTCGGGACCGGGaccgggagagggagagagaaggaggctccAGCCGTATGGATGACAAGCCCAGCTCTCCTGGGGACAGCTCCAGGAAGCGTGGTCCTAAGCCTCGGAAGGAGCTCCTGGACCCCTCTCCCAGGCCTTTGGGAGAGGCCAGTGATGGCCTCGGAGAGTACCTCAAAGGCAGGAAGCTGGATGACACCCCTTCCGGGACTGGAAAGTTCCCAGCCGGCCACAGTGTGATCCAGCTGGCCCGGAGGCAAGACTCCGACTTGGTGCAATGTGGTGTGACCAGCCCTAGCTCAGCTGAGGCTACTGGCAAGCTGGCTGTGGACACCTTTCCAGCCAGGGTCATAAAGCACAGGGCCGCCTTCCTGGAGGCCAAAGGCCAGGGCACCCTGGATCCTGGTGGCCACAGGGTCCGGCACAGTTCAGGCACTGCAGGCTCAATGGGGAGCCTGTATCGGGACATGGGGGCCCAAGGAGGAAGGCCCTCCCTCATCGCCAGAATTCCAGTGGCTAGAATCCTGGGGGACCCAGAGGAAGAGTCCTGGAGCCCCTCTCTGACTAACCTGGAGAAGGTGGTGGTCACCGACGTGACCTCAAACTTTTTGACTGTCACCATTAAGGAAAGTAACACGGACCAAGGCTTCTTTAAAGAGAAAAGATGA